The genome window GCGCCGTCAGCGCGATCAGGCGCCGGCGGCCGTCTGACGCCGACGGGATCCGGCGGATGAGGCCCCGCCCCGCAAAGCCGCTCAGGATGCGGCTGAGATACCCGGGGTCCAGATCGAGATCCCGGCCGAGATCCGCGGCCGTCGCCTGCGGCCGGCGCGCGACCTCGTAGAGCACCCGGGCGGGCGTCAGAGAAAACGGGCTTCCGAGGTAATCTTTGCGCAGCAGGCCGATCCGCCGGGTGTAGTACCGGTTGAACGCCCGGACCGCGTCGACGCGCGCCGGGAGGGCGCGGTCAGCCATCCTCGCTCACGATCTCGTAGTGGCGGACCCGCGTGTCGTACCGCGTGAGGAGGGCCGCGGCCTCCGGCTCGACCACCGCGACCTCGAC of bacterium contains these proteins:
- a CDS encoding MarR family transcriptional regulator, with translation MADRALPARVDAVRAFNRYYTRRIGLLRKDYLGSPFSLTPARVLYEVARRPQATAADLGRDLDLDPGYLSRILSGFAGRGLIRRIPSASDGRRRLIALTARGRDAFAPLDARSHDETAAMLRRLTARDQARLVGAMQTIRALLEAGEPVRPPVRARRGRRSAR